The Deinococcus metalli genome includes a window with the following:
- a CDS encoding glycosyltransferase — translation MARILIASQPIAGHLLPLLPVARELAARGHELRWYTGRKYAARVRAAGAAFEPFTLARDYDDRAFGVAFPGRDALSGLRQVQFDTRHIFVGQMLPQLRDLQALHRAWPWEVTLAEQTLSAGLLLEELGGPPCALLGVLPLGIHSRDTAPFGPGLPPMRGPLGRARNAALRRVTQRVVFGGADRDLRAVCRSLGIPERPFEPPIPPTLLLQASVPGVEYAVSDRPPQLHFIGALTPPAPPGAALPDWWPDVQRADRPVVVVTQGTIATDPRDLILPTVRALADEPVLVVAAGVRDPAALGELPANARTAPFLPFDRMLPHASVYVTNGGYGGVQLALSHGLPVLSAGTTEDKLEVGRRVQVAGVGLRLGTRTPAPGAVRRAVRRLLREPRFRERAQTLRAEFRAHDAPREAADLIEGLLQGR, via the coding sequence ATGGCCCGCATCCTGATCGCGTCGCAGCCCATCGCGGGGCACCTGCTGCCGCTGCTGCCGGTCGCGCGCGAACTCGCGGCGCGTGGGCACGAGCTGCGCTGGTACACGGGGCGCAAGTACGCGGCGCGGGTGCGGGCGGCCGGCGCGGCCTTCGAGCCGTTCACCCTGGCGCGCGACTACGACGACCGCGCGTTCGGCGTGGCCTTTCCCGGCCGGGACGCGCTGAGCGGACTGCGGCAGGTGCAGTTCGACACACGGCACATCTTCGTGGGCCAGATGCTGCCGCAGCTGCGTGACCTCCAAGCCCTGCACCGGGCGTGGCCGTGGGAGGTGACGCTGGCCGAACAGACCCTCAGCGCCGGCCTGCTGCTGGAGGAACTGGGCGGCCCGCCGTGCGCGCTGCTGGGCGTGCTGCCGCTGGGTATCCACAGCCGAGACACGGCGCCGTTCGGGCCGGGGCTGCCGCCCATGCGGGGACCGCTGGGCCGCGCACGCAACGCCGCCCTGCGCCGCGTGACGCAGCGCGTGGTGTTCGGCGGCGCCGACCGAGACCTGCGGGCTGTGTGCCGCTCCCTGGGCATTCCGGAACGGCCCTTCGAGCCGCCGATCCCGCCGACGCTGCTGCTGCAGGCCAGCGTGCCGGGCGTGGAGTACGCCGTCAGCGACCGGCCGCCGCAGCTGCACTTCATCGGGGCACTGACGCCGCCCGCACCGCCCGGTGCCGCGCTGCCGGACTGGTGGCCCGACGTGCAGCGCGCCGACCGGCCGGTGGTGGTGGTCACGCAGGGCACCATCGCCACGGACCCGCGCGACTTAATTCTGCCGACTGTGCGCGCCCTGGCGGACGAGCCCGTGCTGGTCGTGGCCGCGGGCGTGCGCGATCCGGCGGCCCTGGGCGAACTTCCGGCCAACGCGCGCACGGCGCCGTTCCTGCCCTTCGACCGGATGCTGCCGCACGCCAGCGTGTATGTCACGAACGGAGGCTACGGGGGCGTGCAGCTCGCGCTGTCGCACGGCCTGCCGGTGCTGTCCGCCGGCACCACCGAGGACAAGCTGGAGGTCGGCCGGCGCGTGCAGGTAGCGGGGGTGGGTCTGCGCCTGGGCACCCGCACGCCGGCCCCCGGGGCGGTGCGGCGCGCCGTACGGCGCCTGCTGCGCGAGCCGCGGTTCCGCGAACG
- a CDS encoding ABC transporter substrate-binding protein — MRHLTRLTALSLLLAGSGALAQAKQVIGVSIPSADHGWTAGVVYHANQAKAMLEKMYPNVQIIVKTAKDSNEQANQIQDLLTVNKIGALVILPQESAPLTRPVAALKAKGVFVTVVDRGLTDPKAQDAYVAGDNTAFGRVAGEYFVKQFGTSGANVVVLRGIPTVIDNQRVDAFKAAVAKSPKIKILDAKFGNWNRDDAFKVMQDYLTRFPKIDAVWASDDDMAVGVLKALEQAKRTDVKLVLGGAGMKEAIKKVMDKDKLMPADVTYPPSMIADAIRLTVESRVKGTPMKATTLIPSVLVTPANAKNYYFPDSPF, encoded by the coding sequence ATGCGACACCTCACCCGACTGACCGCCCTCTCGCTCCTCCTCGCCGGCAGCGGCGCCCTCGCGCAGGCCAAGCAGGTCATCGGCGTCTCGATTCCCTCGGCGGACCACGGCTGGACGGCGGGCGTCGTATACCACGCCAACCAAGCCAAGGCGATGCTGGAGAAGATGTACCCGAACGTCCAGATCATCGTGAAGACCGCCAAGGACAGCAACGAGCAGGCCAACCAGATCCAGGACCTGCTGACGGTGAATAAGATCGGTGCGCTGGTGATCCTGCCGCAGGAGAGCGCGCCCCTGACCCGCCCGGTCGCGGCCCTGAAGGCCAAGGGCGTGTTCGTGACGGTGGTGGACCGAGGCCTGACTGATCCCAAGGCCCAGGACGCCTACGTGGCCGGCGACAACACCGCCTTCGGGCGCGTGGCCGGCGAATACTTCGTGAAGCAGTTCGGCACCAGCGGCGCGAACGTGGTCGTGCTGCGCGGCATTCCCACCGTGATCGACAACCAGCGCGTGGACGCCTTCAAGGCGGCGGTGGCCAAGTCGCCCAAGATCAAGATCCTAGACGCGAAGTTCGGCAACTGGAACCGCGACGACGCCTTCAAGGTCATGCAGGACTACCTGACCCGCTTCCCCAAGATCGACGCCGTGTGGGCCAGCGACGACGACATGGCTGTGGGCGTCCTGAAGGCGCTGGAGCAGGCCAAGCGCACCGATGTGAAGCTCGTGCTGGGCGGCGCGGGCATGAAGGAAGCCATCAAGAAGGTGATGGACAAGGACAAGCTGATGCCGGCGGACGTCACGTACCCGCCCAGCATGATCGCCGACGCGATCCGCCTGACCGTGGAAAGCCGCGTGAAGGGCACGCCCATGAAGGCCACCACCCTGATCCCCTCGGTGCTGGTGACGCCCGCGAACGCCAAGAACTACTACTTCCCCGACTCGCCGTTCTGA
- a CDS encoding ABC transporter permease gives MSQPDPRAAGTTAVPARPPRPVLTRVASLGPLLGLIALMVAATLLNPDFLTVANLSNVLTRAAFSGIIAVGMTFVIISGGIDLSVGSMAALIAGSMILIMNALSVHLGPGLLTIALGMLAALAIGALAGLFHGTVITRGRIEPFIVTLGTLGIFRAVLTYLAQGGAISLDSGVGDRYGPVYYGSLLGVPVPILVFTAVALAGGVILNRTRYGRYVQAIGSSEQVARYAAINVTGIKILTYVLLGVCVGLATILYVPRLGSATPSTGLLWELEAIAAVIIGGTALRGGSGRIWGTVVGAVLLVTIENVLNLTNIISVYLNAAVTGFVIIGVAFFQRGRR, from the coding sequence ATGTCCCAGCCTGATCCGCGCGCCGCCGGGACGACCGCCGTCCCCGCCCGGCCGCCGCGCCCGGTCCTGACCCGCGTGGCGTCGCTGGGGCCGCTGCTGGGGCTGATCGCCCTGATGGTGGCGGCCACGCTGCTGAACCCGGACTTCCTCACGGTGGCCAACCTCTCGAACGTGCTGACGCGCGCGGCCTTCAGCGGCATCATCGCGGTTGGCATGACCTTCGTGATCATCTCCGGCGGCATCGACCTGTCGGTGGGCTCCATGGCCGCGCTGATCGCCGGCTCGATGATCCTGATCATGAACGCCCTGAGCGTGCATCTGGGGCCGGGCCTGCTGACCATCGCGCTGGGGATGCTCGCGGCGCTCGCCATCGGCGCGCTCGCGGGGCTGTTCCACGGCACCGTGATCACGCGTGGGCGTATCGAGCCCTTCATCGTCACGCTGGGCACGCTGGGCATCTTCCGGGCGGTTCTCACGTACCTCGCGCAGGGCGGGGCCATCTCGCTCGACTCGGGCGTGGGCGACCGCTACGGACCGGTGTATTACGGCTCGCTGCTGGGCGTGCCCGTGCCGATCCTGGTGTTCACGGCGGTGGCGCTCGCGGGCGGCGTGATCCTGAACCGCACCCGCTACGGCCGCTACGTACAGGCCATCGGCAGCAGCGAGCAGGTCGCGCGCTACGCGGCGATCAACGTCACCGGCATCAAGATTCTGACCTACGTGCTGCTGGGCGTGTGCGTGGGCCTGGCGACGATCCTGTACGTGCCGCGGCTGGGCAGCGCCACGCCCTCGACCGGCCTGCTGTGGGAACTGGAGGCCATCGCGGCCGTGATCATCGGCGGCACGGCGCTGAGGGGCGGCTCGGGCCGCATCTGGGGCACCGTGGTCGGCGCGGTGCTGCTCGTGACCATCGAGAACGTCCTGAACCTGACGAACATCATCTCCGTGTACCTGAACGCGGCCGTGACCGGCTTCGTGATCATCGGCGTCGCGTTCTTCCAGCGCGGCCGCCGCTGA